Part of the Micromonospora rhizosphaerae genome is shown below.
CTCCCGCAGCTCCCCCACCACCGTGGAGACGATGTGCATCACATGGCTGTACCGCTCGATGGTGGCGAATTCCGGGACCTCGACCGTGCCGGGCCGGCAGACCCGGCCCAGGTCGTTGCGGCCCAGGTCGACCAGCATCACGTGCTCGGAGCGCTCCTTCGGGTCGGCGAGCAGCTCGGCGGCGAGCCGGGCGTCGGCCTCCGCGGTGCCGCCGCGTGGCCGGGTGCCGGCGATCGGGTGCAGCAACGCCCGCCGCCGGCCGTCGGCCCCGGTGCTGACCTTCAGGTGCGCCTCCGGTGAGGAGCCGACGATGTCGAAGCCGTCGAAGCGGAGCAGGTACATGTACGGGCTGGGGTTGGTGGTGCGCAGCACCCGGTAGACGTCGAGCGGGTCGGCGTGGGTCCGTCGCTCGAAGCGCTGGGCGAGCACGATCTGGAAGCACTCGCCGGCCCGGATCGCCTCCTTGGCCGCCTCCACCGCCTTCGGGTAGCCGCCGGAGGGGGTACGGCTGACCACCTCGCCCGCCGGCGGCTGGTCGACGGTCGAGATCATGGGCGGAATCGGTCGGGACAGCGCGGTGGTCATCGCGTCCAGCCGTCCGACGGCGTGGTGGTAGGCCGCCGCGACGAGCGGCTCGCGGTCGGGCGCGTCCGGCGGCGGCAGGATCGCGTTCGCGACCAGGATCGCCGAGCCCTCGTAGTGGTCGAGCACCACCAGGTCGGTGGCGAGCATCATGCCCAGCTCGGGCACGCCGAGGTCGTCCTCGGTCAGCTCGGGCAGCCGCTCGAAGCGGCGGATCAGGTCGTACCCGAGGTAGCCCACCATGCCGCCGGTCAGCGGCGGCATCCCGCTGGCCGGGTCCCAGGCCGGGCCGGCCAGCGCCGCGACGGTCTCGCGCAGCACCCGGACCGGGTCGCCGGACGCCGGCACCCCGGCCGGCGGCTCCCCGGTCCAGACCGCGGCGCCGTCCCGCTCGGTGAGGGTGGCGCTGCTGCGTACCCCGATGAACGAATAGCGCGACCAGGCCATCCCGGCCGAACCGACGCCCTGCTCGGCGGATTCCAGCAGGAAGGTGCCGGGGCCACCGGCGAGCTTGCGGTAGACCCCGACCGGGGTCTCCGCGTCGGCGAGCAGCCGCCGGGTGACCGGGACCACCCGCCAGCGGGCCGCCAGGTCGGTGAAGGTCGCCAGGTCCGGGCTGACCGTGCCGGTGGTCATGAGGTGGCCTCCGGGGAGCTGACCGGCAACTCGGTGAAGAAGCAGGTCCGGTGCCCGGTGTGGCAGGCGGCGCCGACCTGGTCCACGCTGACCAGCAGGGCGTCGCCGTCGCAGTCCAGGGCGACCGAGCGGACGTACTGGTGGTGACCGGAGGTGGCGCCCTTGACCCAGTACTCCTGGCGGCTGCGCGACCAGTAGGTGGCCCGGCCGGTGGTCAGGGTGCGATGCAGCGCCTCGTCGTCCATCCAGGCGACCATCAGCACCTCGCCCGAGTCGTGCTGGCGTACCACCGCGGCCACCAGGCCCTCCGGGGTGCGGCGCAGCCGGGCGGCGATCGCCGGGTCGAGCCGGGACGGACGGACCGGGCCGGGGGCCGCGGGCCCGCCGGAGCTGGCGGGAGCGCCGGTCAGCGGCGCGTCAGGTACGGGCACAGTGACCCATTGTCCCGCACGCGGCCCGGCGACCGGCAGCGGCCACCGGACCGCCCCGGTCAGTGCCCGACCGTCCGCATCGCCGCCTCCGGGTAGCGCTCGCCGGCGGCGGCGCCGGGCGGCACCGCCTCGCCGAGCCGGGCCACCTGCCCCGGGGTGAGCCGAAGGTCGGCCGCGGCCGCGTTCTCCTCCAGGTAGCGGACCCGCTTGGTGCCCGGGATCGGCAGGATGTCCTCCCCCTTGGCCAGCAGCCAGGCCAGGGCGACCTGGGCCGGGGTGGCAGCGATCTCGGCCGCGACCGCCCGCACCTCGTCGACCAGCCGCAGGTTGGCGTCGAGGTTGCCCTCGGCGAAGCGGGGCGCCCCGGCCCGCCAGTCGTCCGCGGCGAGCTGCTCCCGACTGGTGATCGCCCCGGTGAGCAGTCCCCGCCCCACCGGCGAGTAGGCCACCAGCGCCACGCCCAGCTCCCGGCAGGTGGCCAGCATCTCGCCCTCGACGTCCCGGCTGAACAGCGAGTACTCCATCTGCACCGCCGCCACCGGGTGCACCGCGTGCGCGGCGCGCAGCGTCTCCGGGCTGACCTCCGACAGCCCGATCAGCCGGACCTTGCCGGCCTCGACCAGCTCGGCCATCGCCCCGACGGTCTCCTCGATCGGGGTCTGCGGGTTGCGCCGGTGCAGGTAGTACAGGTCGATGGTCTCCACCCCGAGCCGGCTCAGCGACGCGTCGCAGGCCTCGCGGGCCCATGCGGCGCTGCTGTCGACGAAGGCGCCGGGGGTGCCGGTGCCGCCGCCGACGCTCTCGCCGGTGGTCCGGTTGCCGAACTTGGTGGCCAGGAAGACCTCGTCCCGGCGGGCCCGCAGCACCGGGGCGAGCAGCCGCTCGTTGGCGCCCCGGCCGTACATGTCGGCGGTGTCGAGGTGGTTGACGCCGAGGTCGAGGGCCCGGTGCACGGTCCGCGTCGACTCGGCGTCGTCGCCGGCGCCGTAGGCGAAGCTCATGCCCATGCAGCCCAGGCCGATCGCCGAGACCTCCGGTCCCTTCGCGCCCATCCGGCGCCGGATCATCGGGCCTCCTCCTCCGCCTTGCGATAGATATCGATCTTGAAATTGAGCACCTTCAGGTCCTCCTCCAGTTCGGCCATCCGGGCCAGCACCCGGGCCCGGTGCGCCTCGAAGAGCGCCCGCCGGGCGCCGAGCGTCCGATCCCCCTGCCGGGCCAGTTCGGCGTAGCGGCGCATGTCCCGCACCGACATCCCGGTCCGGCGCAGCCGGGTGAGCAGGAGCAGCCAGTCCAGGTCCGACTCGGTGTAGCGCCGCCGTCCGGCCGAGTCCCGCCCGACCGGGGCGACCAGGCCCTCCTGCTCGTACCAGCGCAGCGTGTAGGTGGTCAGGCCGACCCGCTCCGCCGCCTCACCCACGGTGAGGCTCATCTCCCGTGTGCTGATGTCCACGGACCCAAGGCTTCCAGTTAGAGGGCGCTCGAAGTCAAGCCGTTGCGCACCGGCCGGTAACTCATCTACTGTTGAGTTCAACAGATGATGAGTTCTTGGGAGGTGGGGCGATGGACGACGCGATCGCGGTCCGCGACCTGGTCGTCGACCGCGGGCGGCGGCGGGTGCTCCAGGCGATCAGCTGCGCGGTGCCGCGCGGCACGGTCACCGGACTGCTCGGTCCGAGCGGCAGTGGAAAGACCACCCTGATGCGGGCGATCGTCGGGGTGCAGAAGGTCACCTCGGGCACCGTCACGGTGCTCGGCCGGCCGGCCGGGGTGCCGGAGCTGCGCCGCCGGGTCGGCTACCTGACCCAGGCGCCCAGCGTCTACGCCGACCTGACGGTGCGGGAGAACGCGCGGTACTTCGCCGCCCTGCACGGCCGGGACCACGCCCACGCCGACCGGGCGGTCACCGACGTGGGGCTGGCCGACGCGGCCACCCAGCTGGTCGGCACCCTCTCCGGCGGCCAGCGCAGCCGCGCGTCGCTGGCCTGCGCCCTGGTCGGCGACCCGGAGCTGGTCATCCTCGACGAGCCGACGGTCGGCCAGGACCCGGTGCTCCGGGCCGACCTGTGGGCCCGGTTCCACGAGATGGCGGCGGCCGGGACGACCCTGCTGGTGTCCAGCCACGTGATGGACGAGGCGGCCCGCTGCGACCGGTTGCTGCTGATCCGGGACGGGCGGCTGATCGCCGACGACACCCCGGACGCGGTCCGGGCCACCACCGGGGTCGACGACCTCGAGGAGGCGTTCCTGCGACTGATCAGGGCGAGCGAGGCGGGCAAGAGCCACGCCGGACGGGAGGCATCATGAGCCTTCGGATCCTGGCCGCGACCACCGGGCGCATCCTGCGCCAGCTGCGGCACGACGAGCGGACCGTGGCCCTGCTGGTGGTGGTGCCGACCGTGCTGCTCACCCTGGTCTACTTCATGTACGTCGACCAGCCCACCCCGCCGGGTCTGCCCACGGTCTTCGACCGGGTGGCGCTGATCATGCTCGGCTTCTTCCCGTTCATCGTCATGTTCCTGGTGACCAGCATCGCCATGCTGCGGGAGCGGACCACGGGCACGCTGGAACGGCTGCTCACCACCCCACTGGGCAAGATCGACCTGCTCTTCGGCTACGGCATCGCGTTCGGGCTGGCCGGCGCGGTCCAGGCCACCATCGCCTCGATGGTGGCGTACTGGGTGTTCGACCTGGACACCGCGGGCAGCGTCTGGCTGGTCGTCATGATCGCCGCGATCAACGCCGTGCTCGCGGTCGCGCTCGGGCTCTTCTGCAGCGCCTTCGCCCGCACCGAGTTCCAGGCCGTACAGTTCATGCCGGTGGTGGTCGCCCCTCAGCTGCTGCTCTGCGGGCTCTTCGTGCCGCGGGGCCAGATGGCCGGCTGGCTCCAGGCGATCAGCGACGCGCTCCCCCTGTCGTACGCGGTCGAGGCGCTGCAGGAGGTCGGCGCGCACGCCGAGCCGACCGGAACGATGTGGCGGGACGTGGCGATCGTCGCGGGCGCGGCGGTCCTGGCGCTGGTGCTCGCCGCGGCCACCCTGCGGCGGCGCAGCGGCTGACACCGCGTCCCGACCGGGCCGGGCCAGGGCCAGATGACTGAAGAGAGCGAGCGAAGGGCGGCGATGGCGCGGCGGACCGGCCGGCGGCCCGGCAAACCGGAGACGCGGGAGGCGATCCTCGCGGCGGCGCGGACGGCGTTCGCCGAGCGGGGCTTCGACGCGGCCTCCATCCGGGCCATCGCCGCCGCCGCGGACGTGGACCCGGCCCTGGTGCACCACTACTTCGGCAGCAAGGACCAGCTCTTCCTGGCCGCGATGGAGGCGCCGATCGACCCTCGGGAGGTGCTGCCGAAGGTGCTCGCCGGTGACCGCGAGGGCATCGGCGAGCGGCTGGTCCGGGCCTTCCTCGGCGTCTGGGACTCTCCCGCCGGCGCGGCCGGGGTGGGCCTGCTGCGTTCGGCGGTGAGCAACGAGTGGACGGCGCGGCTGCTGCGGGAGTTCCTGACCACCCAGGTGCTGCGCCGGGTGCTCGACCAGCTCGAGGTCGACCCCGCCGAGCTGCCGCTGCGCGGGTCGCTGGTGGCCAGCCAGCTGATGGGGCTGGCCATGATGCGGCACGTGGTCCGGCTGGAACCGGTCGCCTCCGCCGCCCCGGAGACCCTGGTCGCCGCGATCGGCCCGACCGTCCAGCGCTACCTGACCGGCGACCTGCCGGCCTGAGTCGGGGCCGGGTCACCAGCAGAGGGAGACGACGGCAAAGGCCGCGGCCGCCTGCCGTCCACCGGCAGGTGGCCTGCTCAAAAGTGCGGACTAGACCAGGCGAGGGCCCGCCGGGATGGGGCTCTGGTCCCAACTCCGCGAGCATGTCCTCCGGCGGGCCTACCGGCTCCGCTCGCTGGCGCCGGCATGACGGCACAGCATGGGGTGCAGCAGCCGGGCGAGTTCGGCGTGGTCGGACACCGGCTGGGGGAAGGCGAGCCGGGCGCGGCGACG
Proteins encoded:
- a CDS encoding anthranilate synthase component I, translated to MTTGTVSPDLATFTDLAARWRVVPVTRRLLADAETPVGVYRKLAGGPGTFLLESAEQGVGSAGMAWSRYSFIGVRSSATLTERDGAAVWTGEPPAGVPASGDPVRVLRETVAALAGPAWDPASGMPPLTGGMVGYLGYDLIRRFERLPELTEDDLGVPELGMMLATDLVVLDHYEGSAILVANAILPPPDAPDREPLVAAAYHHAVGRLDAMTTALSRPIPPMISTVDQPPAGEVVSRTPSGGYPKAVEAAKEAIRAGECFQIVLAQRFERRTHADPLDVYRVLRTTNPSPYMYLLRFDGFDIVGSSPEAHLKVSTGADGRRRALLHPIAGTRPRGGTAEADARLAAELLADPKERSEHVMLVDLGRNDLGRVCRPGTVEVPEFATIERYSHVMHIVSTVVGELREDRTAFDALAATFPAGTLSGAPKVRAMEIIEELEPVRRGLYGGTVGYFGFGGDLDMAIAIRTALIRDGRAYVQAGAGVVADSDPAAEDQETRNKAAAVLAAIAAAETLRAAR
- the hisI gene encoding phosphoribosyl-AMP cyclohydrolase — its product is MPVPDAPLTGAPASSGGPAAPGPVRPSRLDPAIAARLRRTPEGLVAAVVRQHDSGEVLMVAWMDDEALHRTLTTGRATYWSRSRQEYWVKGATSGHHQYVRSVALDCDGDALLVSVDQVGAACHTGHRTCFFTELPVSSPEATS
- a CDS encoding aldo/keto reductase gives rise to the protein MIRRRMGAKGPEVSAIGLGCMGMSFAYGAGDDAESTRTVHRALDLGVNHLDTADMYGRGANERLLAPVLRARRDEVFLATKFGNRTTGESVGGGTGTPGAFVDSSAAWAREACDASLSRLGVETIDLYYLHRRNPQTPIEETVGAMAELVEAGKVRLIGLSEVSPETLRAAHAVHPVAAVQMEYSLFSRDVEGEMLATCRELGVALVAYSPVGRGLLTGAITSREQLAADDWRAGAPRFAEGNLDANLRLVDEVRAVAAEIAATPAQVALAWLLAKGEDILPIPGTKRVRYLEENAAAADLRLTPGQVARLGEAVPPGAAAGERYPEAAMRTVGH
- a CDS encoding MerR family transcriptional regulator, which encodes MDISTREMSLTVGEAAERVGLTTYTLRWYEQEGLVAPVGRDSAGRRRYTESDLDWLLLLTRLRRTGMSVRDMRRYAELARQGDRTLGARRALFEAHRARVLARMAELEEDLKVLNFKIDIYRKAEEEAR
- a CDS encoding ABC transporter ATP-binding protein; this encodes MDDAIAVRDLVVDRGRRRVLQAISCAVPRGTVTGLLGPSGSGKTTLMRAIVGVQKVTSGTVTVLGRPAGVPELRRRVGYLTQAPSVYADLTVRENARYFAALHGRDHAHADRAVTDVGLADAATQLVGTLSGGQRSRASLACALVGDPELVILDEPTVGQDPVLRADLWARFHEMAAAGTTLLVSSHVMDEAARCDRLLLIRDGRLIADDTPDAVRATTGVDDLEEAFLRLIRASEAGKSHAGREAS
- a CDS encoding ABC transporter permease, with translation MSLRILAATTGRILRQLRHDERTVALLVVVPTVLLTLVYFMYVDQPTPPGLPTVFDRVALIMLGFFPFIVMFLVTSIAMLRERTTGTLERLLTTPLGKIDLLFGYGIAFGLAGAVQATIASMVAYWVFDLDTAGSVWLVVMIAAINAVLAVALGLFCSAFARTEFQAVQFMPVVVAPQLLLCGLFVPRGQMAGWLQAISDALPLSYAVEALQEVGAHAEPTGTMWRDVAIVAGAAVLALVLAAATLRRRSG
- a CDS encoding TetR family transcriptional regulator, whose amino-acid sequence is MARRTGRRPGKPETREAILAAARTAFAERGFDAASIRAIAAAADVDPALVHHYFGSKDQLFLAAMEAPIDPREVLPKVLAGDREGIGERLVRAFLGVWDSPAGAAGVGLLRSAVSNEWTARLLREFLTTQVLRRVLDQLEVDPAELPLRGSLVASQLMGLAMMRHVVRLEPVASAAPETLVAAIGPTVQRYLTGDLPA